A genomic window from Gossypium hirsutum isolate 1008001.06 chromosome D12, Gossypium_hirsutum_v2.1, whole genome shotgun sequence includes:
- the LOC107945438 gene encoding cytosolic purine 5'-nucleotidase isoform X2 has translation MSHPLYEVVTGEGLMRPCFKTRTGLYSGESAQMVENSLNIHGDEILYVGDHIYTDVSQFKVHLRWRTALICRELEEEYKALIHSRGPRATVVELINQKEVVGDLFNQLRLALQRRTKGRPAQTLAATNMDDRELTENMQKLLIVMQRLQYSLLLAQLFAQHAMSKVGEEFMAGVLDHLPSILAFTAPLPNSYDRIQPNTWSGAYQCWGKEREAHCIFYYLAMCIVIGKLN, from the exons ATGTCACACCCATTATATGAGGTTGTGACTGGTGAGGGCTTAATGCGTCCATGCTTTAAGACTCGTACAG GTTTGTACTCGGGGGAAAGTGCTCAGATGGTTGAGAATTCCCTAAATATCCATGGAGATGAGATTCTTTATGTTGGTGACCATATTTACACTGATGTAAGTCAATTCAAAGTCCATTTACGATGGCGAACGGCATTGATTTGTCGAGAATTGGAGGAAGAG TATAAGGCTTTAATACATAGTCGTGGTCCTCGTGCAACTGTGGTAGAGCTTATAAATCAAAAGGAGGTTGTAGGGGATCTCTTTAACCAACTACGGTTGGCTCTGCAACGCCGAACCAAAGGACGCCCAGCTCAG ACACTTGCTGCAACTAACATGGATGACCGAGAACTGACAGAGAACATGCAGAAGCTGCTTATTGTTATGCAAAGGCTTCAGTACAGTCTTCTCCTTGCACAACTTTTTGCCCAG CATGCAATGTCTAAAGTTGGAGAGGAGTTCATGGCAGGGGTTTTAGATCATCTTCCCTCAATTTTGGCATTCACAGCACCACTTCCAAATAG TTATGATCGCATACAACCTAATACATGGAGTGGAGCATATCAATGCTGGGGCAAAGAAAGAGAAGcacattgtattttttattaccttGCAATGTGTATAGTCATAGGCAAGCTCAACTAG
- the LOC107945438 gene encoding cytosolic purine 5'-nucleotidase isoform X4, protein MSVVIVSARKPEFFQMSHPLYEVVTGEGLMRPCFKTRTGLYSGESAQMVENSLNIHGDEILYVGDHIYTDVSQFKVHLRWRTALICRELEEEYKALIHSRGPRATVVELINQKEVVGDLFNQLRLALQRRTKGRPAQTLAATNMDDRELTENMQKLLIVMQRLQYSLLLAQLFAQLERSSWQGF, encoded by the exons ATGTCTGTAGTGATAGTCTCAGCAAGGAAGCCAGAGTTCTTCCAAATGTCACACCCATTATATGAGGTTGTGACTGGTGAGGGCTTAATGCGTCCATGCTTTAAGACTCGTACAG GTTTGTACTCGGGGGAAAGTGCTCAGATGGTTGAGAATTCCCTAAATATCCATGGAGATGAGATTCTTTATGTTGGTGACCATATTTACACTGATGTAAGTCAATTCAAAGTCCATTTACGATGGCGAACGGCATTGATTTGTCGAGAATTGGAGGAAGAG TATAAGGCTTTAATACATAGTCGTGGTCCTCGTGCAACTGTGGTAGAGCTTATAAATCAAAAGGAGGTTGTAGGGGATCTCTTTAACCAACTACGGTTGGCTCTGCAACGCCGAACCAAAGGACGCCCAGCTCAG ACACTTGCTGCAACTAACATGGATGACCGAGAACTGACAGAGAACATGCAGAAGCTGCTTATTGTTATGCAAAGGCTTCAGTACAGTCTTCTCCTTGCACAACTTTTTGCCCAG TTGGAGAGGAGTTCATGGCAGGGGTTTTAG
- the LOC107945438 gene encoding uncharacterized protein isoform X3 translates to MVENSLNIHGDEILYVGDHIYTDVSQFKVHLRWRTALICRELEEEYKALIHSRGPRATVVELINQKEVVGDLFNQLRLALQRRTKGRPAQTLAATNMDDRELTENMQKLLIVMQRLQYSLLLAQLFAQHAMSKVGEEFMAGVLDHLPSILAFTAPLPNSYDRIQPNTWSGAYQCWGKEREAHCIFYYLAMCIVIGKLN, encoded by the exons ATGGTTGAGAATTCCCTAAATATCCATGGAGATGAGATTCTTTATGTTGGTGACCATATTTACACTGATGTAAGTCAATTCAAAGTCCATTTACGATGGCGAACGGCATTGATTTGTCGAGAATTGGAGGAAGAG TATAAGGCTTTAATACATAGTCGTGGTCCTCGTGCAACTGTGGTAGAGCTTATAAATCAAAAGGAGGTTGTAGGGGATCTCTTTAACCAACTACGGTTGGCTCTGCAACGCCGAACCAAAGGACGCCCAGCTCAG ACACTTGCTGCAACTAACATGGATGACCGAGAACTGACAGAGAACATGCAGAAGCTGCTTATTGTTATGCAAAGGCTTCAGTACAGTCTTCTCCTTGCACAACTTTTTGCCCAG CATGCAATGTCTAAAGTTGGAGAGGAGTTCATGGCAGGGGTTTTAGATCATCTTCCCTCAATTTTGGCATTCACAGCACCACTTCCAAATAG TTATGATCGCATACAACCTAATACATGGAGTGGAGCATATCAATGCTGGGGCAAAGAAAGAGAAGcacattgtattttttattaccttGCAATGTGTATAGTCATAGGCAAGCTCAACTAG
- the LOC107945438 gene encoding cytosolic purine 5'-nucleotidase isoform X1 — protein sequence MSVVIVSARKPEFFQMSHPLYEVVTGEGLMRPCFKTRTGLYSGESAQMVENSLNIHGDEILYVGDHIYTDVSQFKVHLRWRTALICRELEEEYKALIHSRGPRATVVELINQKEVVGDLFNQLRLALQRRTKGRPAQTLAATNMDDRELTENMQKLLIVMQRLQYSLLLAQLFAQHAMSKVGEEFMAGVLDHLPSILAFTAPLPNSYDRIQPNTWSGAYQCWGKEREAHCIFYYLAMCIVIGKLN from the exons ATGTCTGTAGTGATAGTCTCAGCAAGGAAGCCAGAGTTCTTCCAAATGTCACACCCATTATATGAGGTTGTGACTGGTGAGGGCTTAATGCGTCCATGCTTTAAGACTCGTACAG GTTTGTACTCGGGGGAAAGTGCTCAGATGGTTGAGAATTCCCTAAATATCCATGGAGATGAGATTCTTTATGTTGGTGACCATATTTACACTGATGTAAGTCAATTCAAAGTCCATTTACGATGGCGAACGGCATTGATTTGTCGAGAATTGGAGGAAGAG TATAAGGCTTTAATACATAGTCGTGGTCCTCGTGCAACTGTGGTAGAGCTTATAAATCAAAAGGAGGTTGTAGGGGATCTCTTTAACCAACTACGGTTGGCTCTGCAACGCCGAACCAAAGGACGCCCAGCTCAG ACACTTGCTGCAACTAACATGGATGACCGAGAACTGACAGAGAACATGCAGAAGCTGCTTATTGTTATGCAAAGGCTTCAGTACAGTCTTCTCCTTGCACAACTTTTTGCCCAG CATGCAATGTCTAAAGTTGGAGAGGAGTTCATGGCAGGGGTTTTAGATCATCTTCCCTCAATTTTGGCATTCACAGCACCACTTCCAAATAG TTATGATCGCATACAACCTAATACATGGAGTGGAGCATATCAATGCTGGGGCAAAGAAAGAGAAGcacattgtattttttattaccttGCAATGTGTATAGTCATAGGCAAGCTCAACTAG